Proteins encoded within one genomic window of Cryptosporangium minutisporangium:
- a CDS encoding DNA cytosine methyltransferase has product MLNRYRVIDLFAGCGGITEGFRRTGRYDAVAAVELDLAAASTYAENFGEDHMWPGSIVDWLKDEPAPEADVVVGGPPCQGFSNLGSKRDDDPRNELWREYVRVLGLIKPKTFVIENVPRFLQSTQFADLEAETEGGLLSDYVLDKKLLVAADFGSAQVRRRAIVIGTHRDLLKPIEVPDGSVPADRRKTVYDALLDVPMKVPAEQRDLPKTTVEHFGVTMPGAYTGYDLHVTRHYDPRSLERFTHIGEGENRFSLPDRLKSPCWLKHTSGAGDVMGRLRWHKPSVTIRTEFFKPEKGRYLHPSEHRAITHREAALLQGFGDDFRWCGTKIQIARQIGNAVPVELAQALGQYIAEALDDRL; this is encoded by the coding sequence ATGCTCAACCGGTACCGCGTCATCGACCTATTCGCCGGATGTGGTGGGATTACTGAGGGTTTTCGGCGTACTGGCCGCTACGATGCGGTCGCGGCGGTGGAGCTTGATCTGGCTGCCGCGTCTACTTACGCCGAGAACTTCGGCGAGGACCACATGTGGCCGGGCAGCATCGTCGACTGGCTGAAGGACGAACCGGCGCCCGAGGCCGACGTAGTCGTCGGCGGCCCTCCGTGTCAGGGTTTCTCCAATCTTGGATCGAAGCGCGACGACGATCCGCGGAACGAGCTGTGGCGTGAGTACGTGCGTGTGCTAGGTCTGATCAAGCCCAAAACCTTCGTTATCGAGAACGTTCCTCGCTTTCTGCAGAGCACTCAATTCGCTGATCTGGAAGCGGAGACCGAGGGCGGGCTCCTGTCCGACTACGTACTCGACAAGAAGCTGTTGGTGGCGGCCGACTTCGGGTCCGCGCAGGTACGCAGGCGGGCAATCGTCATCGGCACCCACCGCGACCTTCTGAAGCCGATCGAGGTACCGGACGGGTCCGTGCCCGCGGATCGCCGCAAGACGGTGTACGACGCGCTGCTTGATGTGCCGATGAAGGTTCCCGCGGAGCAGCGTGACCTGCCTAAGACGACAGTCGAGCACTTCGGCGTGACGATGCCGGGCGCATATACCGGCTACGACCTTCACGTCACTCGCCACTACGACCCGCGCTCGCTAGAGCGCTTTACACACATCGGTGAAGGTGAAAACCGGTTCAGTCTTCCCGACCGTCTAAAGTCACCGTGTTGGTTGAAGCACACGAGCGGAGCCGGAGACGTTATGGGTCGTCTCCGGTGGCATAAACCTTCGGTGACGATACGGACCGAATTCTTCAAGCCCGAGAAGGGTCGCTACCTTCACCCCTCCGAGCATCGGGCGATCACTCACCGGGAAGCAGCCCTTTTGCAGGGCTTCGGTGACGATTTTCGCTGGTGCGGCACAAAAATTCAGATTGCGCGACAAATCGGTAATGCGGTGCCGGTGGAGTTGGCCCAAGCCCTTGGGCAGTACATCGCCGAAGCGCTGGATGATCGTCTCTAG